TGATTGATAAATCAAGCCTTCCGCATTTGTTGGCGGTGATTTCCAACTCTGCTAACCGGCAAGATGCGGCGCGTGTCCCATTTCGTACTTTTTTTGGCAATACAAAGCCGATAATTCCTTTTTTGATTGAAAATACATCCGACGTGCTGTTTGCGCTCAATCAAGAAAGGAAGATCGTGTTTGTAAATCCAGCATTTGAAGAACAGTTGGGATATAAAAGTGAGGCCGTTTTGAATTTGCCCATTTATTCGCTGGTGCACTCAGAGGAGTTGAGAAAAGCAGAAAATCTATTTGGGGATTCAGCGGATACAGCCAAACACGGCGTTCAGTTGCAGATCAAACATAAAATTGGCACATGGAGCGCGTTCATCATATCCGTCAATAAGCAGGAATCGGAAGAGGGGATGTATCTTTTTTGCTTGGCCAAAAATGTGGTGGAAAAATCATCTGGATTGGCGTTGCATAACATTTTTCATGAAAAAAGTCTTCAGCTTCAGGAGGAAAACTCGATTTATGTCATTATCGACAAGCAATATCGAGTCAAAAAATATAACAACGCGGCAAAAGAATGGTTTCGAAAACTGAATGGTAGGCCGTTAAGAGAGAACGAGAAAATTCAAGACATTGTGCCGTGCGATGCACTGGGGCGACTGAGCGATAGATTGACGCACGCGTTTGCTGGTGAAACGGTTATTTATGAAAAAAAATTAAATGTGCCGAATACCGGCAATCTTTGGTTTGAACTCGTATATACGCCCGTTTTTGATGACGAAAAAAATGTGGTTGGCGTCAGCATGGCGTTTAATGATCTGTCACATTCTGAAGCATCTACGATAAAAGATGAGGATAGCGAGCAGCTTTTCAAAACGCTGATTCAATTTTCCCCCGACATGACGGCCATTGTCAGTGAAGAGGGAACGGTTCAATATGTAAGCACAACATCGGCATTGGAAATCGGTTTTGGCCCGGAAGAGCTAAAAGGAAAAAATTTACTCGAATACATTCATCCTGAAGATCAGTATCTATTTGAAAACTCGCTGGGCAATGCGCAGTTTGAATACGAGCAGTCGATCAACATCGAAATTCGGATCAAGCACAAAAATTCCACTTGGGTTTATTTTGATGCCACGATCAAACAGTTTTGGTTTGCGGGACATCGCGAAGAGCGATTTTTAATTCACGCGCAAAACATCACGGAGCGCAAGCAAGTTGAAGATGCCCTGAAGCTTCATGTGAGCGCCATTGAAGCCAGCCAAAATGGGATTATGATCGTGGATGCGATGCTGGAGGATTATCCGATTATTTATGTCAATCCCCGTTTTGAAGCGGTCACGGGCTACGAAGGCTGTGAAATTATGGGTAGAAATCCACGATTTTTGCACGGCGAAGATGTTAGCCAGCCCGATTTGGAAAAAATTCGCTATGCAATGCGGCACGGTAAACCTTGCACAGTGTTGCTGAAGAATTATAAAAAAGACGGCTCTCTATTTTGGAATGAGTTGACCATCTCGCCCATTTCTGACAACGACGGCACGGTGACGCACTTTGTTGGCACCACGAACGATATTTCCGAGAGGATTTTTTCGAACGAGAATCTCAATAAGTCAAACGCTATTTTAAAAGCGATTAGCGAAATTCAGTCCGTCTTTATTTCCGAGTCGGCGCCAAAAGACTTATTTGAGCATCTTTTGAACCGGTTGCTGTTTTTAACGCAAAGCCAATTTGGCTTTATCGGAGAAATGATTGAAGGGAAAGATGCTGCTGAGCAGTTGGTGATTCGCACGATCAGCGATGAACGCAAGATTCAGTCGGCAGAGCTCGTCTGTCATCACGATGCGTTTCATAGCAATGCGTGTGGGCTTTTGTCGAGCCTTTGCCAAAAGGTAATTCAAACGGGCAAGCCAGCCATAGAAAATAAATTTCGGATGAATGCCAGCCGAACAGAATTGCCAAGCAGCCACCCAGCAGTTAATACTTTCGTTGCGCTTCCATTGATGAGCGGAGACAATTTGATTGGCATTGCGGGCGTTTCCAACCGAAAAGGCGGCTACGACCAACAAATTTTGGATTATCTGGCGCCATTTCTTTCTACTTGTGCCAGCATCATTGCGGCGCAACGGCAAAATGTTTGGCGGCGCAATGCCGAAGAAAAACTTCGCGAACAAGCGGCCTTGCTCGATATTACCGAAGAAGCCATCATTGTGTGTGATGAAGATGATATGGTGCTTTACTGGAACAACGGCGCGGTGAAAATGTATGGTTGGGAAAAGCATGAAATTCTGGGGAAAAATGCGTGCGAGTTTTTAGATACGAAGGATAAACATACCGTCGACGTTGCCAAAACATCGGTTCTTAACACGGGACACTGGCTCGGCGAATTGACGCACATCGCCAAGTCGGGTAAAGATATTGTCGTCGAAAGCCGTTGGAATTTGATGCCGCCCTCTAATGGCGGACCAAATTCAAAATCTATTTTGATTCTTAACACCGATATTACCAGCAAAAAGAAATTTGAGTCGCATTTGCTGCGGGCTCAACGACTGGAAAGTTTGGGTCGGTTGGTGAGCGGGATTGCGCACGATCTGAATAATATCCTTTCGCCGATTCTGTTGTCTTTGCAATTGCTCAAGAGAAAAGCAACAGACGACAAAGCAAAAGGACTGATTGATACGCTGGAACTGAGCGCCAAAAGAGGTGGAAATCTGGTCAAGCAGGTGCTTTCATTTGCAAAAGGTGTCGAGTGTGAGCGGCTGCCAATTAAAATTGAGCATTCGGTGCAAGAAGTTGAAAAAATCCTTTTTGAGACGTTCCCAAAAACGATTGATGTCGATATTCTGTACAACAAGCCGCTTTGGTATGTTCATGGCGATTCCACGCAGCTTCACCAAGTATTGCTAAACCTTTGCGTCAACGCACGCGACGCGATGCAGGTCAAAAATGGTGGCGCGCTGCGAATCACGGTTTCCAATGCCGTTGTCGGCGAGCGAGAAGCCGCGATATATCCTGACGCACAGCCTGGCCGATATGTGAAGGTTTCGGTGAGCGACACCGGAACGGGCATTGCACCAGAACATCTGGATAGCATTTACGAGCCATTTTTTACAACCAAAGAGCTGGGTCAAGGAACGGGACTTGGGCTTTCAACCGTCTTTATGATCGTCAAAAGCCATCAGGGATTTATTACGGTGTATTCCGAGCTGGGAAAAGGCACCACGTTCAATGTTTTTCTCCCTGCATTCGAATCGGAAGAGACGGAATTTGAGCCAACCGCGTCACTTTCGCAAATCCAGGGTATTGGAGAACATATTTTGGTCGTTGATGATGAAGCGCCGGTCAGGGAAGTGACCAAAGAATCCTTACAGGCGAATGGTTATGATGTGATTACGGCGGAAAATGGCGAGGATGCTATTAGCAAGGTTCAAGAGGCAACCTGTGCGATTAGTGCGGCTATCATTGATATGATGATGCCAAAACTGGATGGCACTTCTACCATCAAATTGTTGCGGCAAACAAACCCAAGCATCAAAATTATTGCGGTGAGCGGACTCTTTTCATACAAGAAAGTCCTAACGGAAAGTGGAGAATTAGTTGATGCGTTTTTACAAAAACCTTACACATCGGAGCAGCTTTTAGGCGCGTTGCACGAAGTGTTGCACGAGCAAAAAACGTATTAGTCAATAGGGTTTCAATGGCGCTTTTTTCGCTCAAACAAAGCCAAGGAATTGCGCTGTTTTTTTTGGTTGAAATTGCTTAAAAAAGGCCTTTTCTTCTGAAAAACTAACCATTGCCATGTTAGTTTTTTTATATTGAAGACTATTTTCATTTTTCTAACTCGAAGTTCATGTTTGAACTTTCAAATTATTTAGTGCAGTGATACCTCGTTATTCTCCAAAGGAGATTTCCAGTATTTGGACAGACGAAGCCCGACTTGATCGCTGGCTTAAAATAGAGCTTGCCGCTGTGGAAGCGCGCGTGAAGCTGGGCGAAGTTCCAAAGGACGAATTTGAAGTGATTCGTAAAAAAGCCAAGTTTGATGTTGAGCGCGTTCTCGAAATAGAAAACACGACTAAGCACGATGTGATTGCATTCCTAACAAATGTAGCGGAGAACGTTGGTAAGGAATCGCGTCATATTCATCAAGGCATGACTTCATCGGATGTGTTGGACACGGCGCTGGCCATGCAAATGCGCGATGCTGGAAAAATCATCATCGATGATATTGAAAAGCTGCTGAAAGTGCTTGCCAAACGCGCCAATGAATTCAAGTATACGTTGCAGATTGGCCGTACGCATGGCATTCATGCCGAGCCAATTACGTTTGGCTTGAAGCTCGCGCTATGGTATCAAGAAATGCAGCGCAATTTGAAGCGCATGAAGCGTGCCGTAAAAGTTATTTCCGTCGGAAAAATTTCCGGTGCGGTGGGCACGTATCAGCATCTTGTGCCTGAAGTCGAAGAGTTCGTTTGTAAGAAGTTGGGGTTGAAACCCGCGCCGATTTCTACGCAAATTCTTCAGCGCGATCGTCATGCGGAATATGTCAATGCGTTGGCTATTATTGCCAGCTCCATCGAAAAGTTCTCGGTCGAATGTCGCCATTTGCAGCGCACCGAAGTGCTTGAAACGGAAGAATATTTCAGCGCTGGTCAAAAAGGTAGTTCCGCGATGCCGCACAAGCGCAACCCGATTACCTTTGAGCGCCTCAGCGGCCTTTCGCGCCTGATTCGTGGCAACGCTATTGCCGCGATGGAAAACATTCCGCTTTGGCACGAACGCGATATTTCTCACTCTTCTGTCGAACGCGTCATCATGCCGGATTCGACCATTGCAGCCTGCTACATCATTCGCAAATTTACCGACTCGATTTCTCAGTTGATTGTCTATCCCGACAACATGGAGAAAAACTTTAATGCGTCCTACGGCCTGACTTCATCACAATCTATTTTGTTGAAATTGACCGAAAAAGGATTGACGCGCGAAGTCTCCTATCAGCTTGTTCAGCGAAATGCGATGCAGTCGTGGAAGGAAAAAGTTCAACTCAAAGACTTGATTCTTCAAGACAACGACATTCGCCAAGTGCTCAGCGAGGAAGAAATCTCAACGGTTTTTTCGCCAGAGGAAATTCTGAAGGGTATC
Above is a window of Chloroherpeton thalassium ATCC 35110 DNA encoding:
- a CDS encoding PAS domain S-box protein, encoding MKKKLLILFNGTLSEEEFLVQQIKQSGASSNPRVAHNTEEFCHHIKVDPPDIILVDAKTTIDSGVATGSLLQSCVHSTPCYLLVAPEEHQAFSKIFASSNFNLIDKSSLPHLLAVISNSANRQDAARVPFRTFFGNTKPIIPFLIENTSDVLFALNQERKIVFVNPAFEEQLGYKSEAVLNLPIYSLVHSEELRKAENLFGDSADTAKHGVQLQIKHKIGTWSAFIISVNKQESEEGMYLFCLAKNVVEKSSGLALHNIFHEKSLQLQEENSIYVIIDKQYRVKKYNNAAKEWFRKLNGRPLRENEKIQDIVPCDALGRLSDRLTHAFAGETVIYEKKLNVPNTGNLWFELVYTPVFDDEKNVVGVSMAFNDLSHSEASTIKDEDSEQLFKTLIQFSPDMTAIVSEEGTVQYVSTTSALEIGFGPEELKGKNLLEYIHPEDQYLFENSLGNAQFEYEQSINIEIRIKHKNSTWVYFDATIKQFWFAGHREERFLIHAQNITERKQVEDALKLHVSAIEASQNGIMIVDAMLEDYPIIYVNPRFEAVTGYEGCEIMGRNPRFLHGEDVSQPDLEKIRYAMRHGKPCTVLLKNYKKDGSLFWNELTISPISDNDGTVTHFVGTTNDISERIFSNENLNKSNAILKAISEIQSVFISESAPKDLFEHLLNRLLFLTQSQFGFIGEMIEGKDAAEQLVIRTISDERKIQSAELVCHHDAFHSNACGLLSSLCQKVIQTGKPAIENKFRMNASRTELPSSHPAVNTFVALPLMSGDNLIGIAGVSNRKGGYDQQILDYLAPFLSTCASIIAAQRQNVWRRNAEEKLREQAALLDITEEAIIVCDEDDMVLYWNNGAVKMYGWEKHEILGKNACEFLDTKDKHTVDVAKTSVLNTGHWLGELTHIAKSGKDIVVESRWNLMPPSNGGPNSKSILILNTDITSKKKFESHLLRAQRLESLGRLVSGIAHDLNNILSPILLSLQLLKRKATDDKAKGLIDTLELSAKRGGNLVKQVLSFAKGVECERLPIKIEHSVQEVEKILFETFPKTIDVDILYNKPLWYVHGDSTQLHQVLLNLCVNARDAMQVKNGGALRITVSNAVVGEREAAIYPDAQPGRYVKVSVSDTGTGIAPEHLDSIYEPFFTTKELGQGTGLGLSTVFMIVKSHQGFITVYSELGKGTTFNVFLPAFESEETEFEPTASLSQIQGIGEHILVVDDEAPVREVTKESLQANGYDVITAENGEDAISKVQEATCAISAAIIDMMMPKLDGTSTIKLLRQTNPSIKIIAVSGLFSYKKVLTESGELVDAFLQKPYTSEQLLGALHEVLHEQKTY
- the purB gene encoding adenylosuccinate lyase translates to MIPRYSPKEISSIWTDEARLDRWLKIELAAVEARVKLGEVPKDEFEVIRKKAKFDVERVLEIENTTKHDVIAFLTNVAENVGKESRHIHQGMTSSDVLDTALAMQMRDAGKIIIDDIEKLLKVLAKRANEFKYTLQIGRTHGIHAEPITFGLKLALWYQEMQRNLKRMKRAVKVISVGKISGAVGTYQHLVPEVEEFVCKKLGLKPAPISTQILQRDRHAEYVNALAIIASSIEKFSVECRHLQRTEVLETEEYFSAGQKGSSAMPHKRNPITFERLSGLSRLIRGNAIAAMENIPLWHERDISHSSVERVIMPDSTIAACYIIRKFTDSISQLIVYPDNMEKNFNASYGLTSSQSILLKLTEKGLTREVSYQLVQRNAMQSWKEKVQLKDLILQDNDIRQVLSEEEISTVFSPEEILKGIKKNVDYIFKRVGI